The DNA region ctggatcagaacagttgttctccaggaccgaagaggaagaaccctggtataatgctgtaataacagtgtgttactttagggctggatcagaacagttggtctccaggaccgaagaggaagaaccctggtataatgctgtaataacagtgtgttactttagggctggatcagaacagttgttctccaggaccgaagaggaagaaccctggtataatgctgtaataacagtgtgttactttagggctggatcagaacagttgttctccaggaccgaagaggaagaaccctggtataatgctgtaataacagtgtgttactttagggctggatcagaacagttgttctccaggaccgaagaggaagaaccctggtataatgctgtaataacagtgtgttactttagggctggatcagaacagttgttctccaggaccgaagaggaagaaccctggtataatgctgtaataacagtgtgttactttagggctggatcagaacagttgttctccaggaccgaagaggaagaaccctggtataatgctgtaataacagtgtgttactttagggctggatcagaacagttgttctccaggaccgaagaggaagaaccctggtataatgctgtagtaacagtgtgttactttagggctggatcagaacagttgttctccaggaccgaagaggaagaaccctggtataatgctgtaataacagtgtgttactttagggctggatcagaacagttgttctccaggaccgaagaggaagaaccctggtataatgctgtaataacagtgtgttactttagggctggatcagaacagttgttctccaggaccgaagaggaagaaccctggtataatgctgtaataacagtgtgttactTTAGGGCTGGATCAGAACAGTTGTTCTCCAGGACCGAAGAGGAAGAACCCTGGTATAAGTCATTAAAAACACAAGGATCATTCACATTTTTTTATTGGTTCGGTCATCCAGCTACCTTACCGTTCAAATAGTTAAAATTATTTGAAATATAAATCTTCAAGGATAAAAGCCAAACTAAAAGTGAAActtcaaaaacaaaacaaaaaatattatttcacGAATGAAACCAACAAACAAACTCAAAAGCTCCTAAACTAAAATGCACAAAACGTCAGACAAAACCAAAACAGTCATTCCAATTTGTATCACTACACATAacatcatcataataataataataataataataataaacatattACTAAATGAATGTGTACAGCATCGATACAAAACATGTGCAGGAATAGATGAGACAGACTGGTGACACACATCATGATGGTTCTCACTCAACTCTCTTCATCTATTTATTTCACTTCTTTTCTCTGGGGTTTCCCAGGGCTTCTCCCAGGGGTGGGGTGTGAGTTAGGGTGGTGGGTGTTGTATTCTGTCGTAAGTAAGGCTTATGATGACGAAGACGACGGCGGGTCTAGACACCGAAGGTGTTCTCTCCACTGTACGCCACGTATAAAAACCCGTCCTCGTCCTTCTCCTTCTCGTACAGCTGTCCCATGGTGATGCTGCAACGGGAGGTcacaacagaacacagagaggaggaggaggaaatggGAGAAGTAAACAGACTGCGGACCAAATGcaaacctattccctatacacggctcaccatagggctctggtcaaaatgtagtgcactatgtaggggagtAGGGTGTCGTTTGGGACACACAGCCACATACTACTCAAGTGAACGGAGGGGATGGAATGCTATGTAGGGgagtagggtgccgtttgggacacacAGCCACATACTACTCTAGTGAACGGAGGGGATGGAATGCTATGTGGGGGAGTAGGGTGTCGTTTGGGACACACAGCCACATACTACTCTAGTGAACGGAGGGGATGGAATGCTATGTGGGGGAGTAGAGTGCCGTTTGGGACACACAGCCACATACTACTCTAGTGAACAGAGGGGATGGAATGCTATGTGGGGGAGTAGAGTGCCGTTTGGGACACACAGCCACATACTACTCAAGTGAACGGAGGGGATGGAATGTTGCAGTAGGTCTAAACGCTGCTTAGTGTGGAGTCCCCGTCAACAGAATGAAGCCATGTATCTGAAACACCAGTAGAGTGACTGGTATCAGCTGCAGGCTGTTTGGTCATGTCTGTTCATTGTTTACTGCGGTTGTGTTGACAGGACACTAATACATCTTTAGGCAGGGAATCAACTCATAGAGCAGCGCGCTGGACAGCCCACAATGTGGCTTTTTAAAAAGGGCGTTTTACCCAACGTTTTGCTGAGATCGCATTGATGGCTCAATCTGAATATACCTTTAAGGATGCTATAACGTGGATCTAACACCACCCAGATTGAATGTTAGCCCTCATTTACAACGCATTACGAAAGatttcagaccacttgactttttccacattttgttacagtcttattctaacatggattaaatcaaataaaaaaactcatcaatctacacacaataccccataacgacatcacaataccccataacgacatcacaataccccataacgacatcacaataccccataacgacaaataccccataacgacatcacaataccccataacgacatcacaataccccataacaacatcacaataccccataacgacatcacaataccccataacgacatcacaataccccataacgacatcacaataccccataacgacatcacaataccccataacgacatcacaataccccataataccaccaagtaaaaacaggttttaagaaattaatgaaaacatatttacataagtattcagatccttcaCTATGAAACTccaaattgagatcaggtgcatcctgtttccattgatcatccttgagatgtttctacaacttgattggagtccaactgtggtaaattcaactgattggacatgatttggaaaggcacacgcctgtttATATaaaagatcccacagttgacagtgcatgtcagaacaacaaccaagccatgaggtcaaaggaattgtccgtagagctcagagacaggattgtatcgaggcacagatctggggaaggctaccaaaaaacGTCTGCAGaattgacggtccccaagaacacagaggcctccttcattcttaaatggaagaagtttggaaccaccaagacacctagagctggctgcccggccaaactgagcaattgggggagaagggccttggtcaggaaggtggtctctctgacagagctttagagttcctctgtggagatgggagaaccttccagaaggacaaccatctctgcagcactccaccaatcaggcctttatggtagggtggccagacggaagccactcctcagtaaaaactgtatttggggagaaacttggggagaaactccccaaatacaggtgtgccaagtttgtagagtcatacccaagaagactcaatgctgtaatcgctgccaaaggtgcttcaacaagtactgagtaaagggtctgaatacttatgtaaataattatTTTTGATAAATTTGCGAAAATTTCTACCAAAACCtcttagctttgtcattatggggtattgtgatgtcattatggggtattgtgatgtcattatggggtattgtgatgtcattatggggtattgtgtgtagcttgatgaagaaaaaaaactatttttatcaattttggaataaggctgtaaacgtcacaaactgtggaaaaagtcaaggggtctgaatactttccgaatgcactggatTTGTGTATAACTCACGCTAAAGGATATCCTGTGGTAGCAGCGAACCAGTTCTAACCCAGCAGCCACTAGTATCCGTGAGTTCAGACCAGGACCCAACCCAGCAGCCACTAGTATCTGTGGGTTCAGACTAGGACCCAACCCAGCAGCCACTAGTATCTGTGGGTTCAGACCAGGACCCAACCCAGCAGCCACTAGTATCCGTGGGTTCAGACTAGGACCCAACCCAGCAGCCACTAGTATCTGTGGGTTCAGACCAGGACCCAACCCAGCAGCCACTAGTATCTGTGGGTTCAGACCAGGACCCAACCCAGCAGCCACTTGTATCTGTGGGTTCAGACCAGGACCCAACCCAGCAGCCACTAGTATCTGTGGGTTCAGACCAGGACCCAACCCAGCAGCCACTAGTATCCGTGGGTTCAGACTAGGACCCAACCCAGCAGCCACTAGTATCTGTGGGTTCAGACCAGGACCCAACCCAGCAGCCACTAGTATCTGTGGGTTCAGACCAGGACCCAACCCAGCAGCCACTAGTATCTGTGGGTTCAGACTAGGACCCAACCCAGCAGCCACTAGTATCTGTGGGTTCAGACCAGGACCCAACCCAGCAGCCACTAGTATCCGTGGGTTCAGACCAGGACCCAACCCAGCAGCCACTAGTATCTGTGGGTTCAGACTAGGACCCAACCCAGCAGCCACTAGTATCCATGGGTTCAGACCAGGACCCAACCCAGCAGCCACTAGTATCTGTGGGTTCAGACCAGAACCCAACCCAGCAGCCACTAGTATCTGTGGGTTCAGACCAGGACCCAACCCAGCAGCCACTAGTATCCGTGGGTTCAGACCAGGACCCAACCCAGCAGCCACTAGTATCTGTGGGTTCAGACCAGGACCCAACCCAGCAGCCACTAGTATCTGTGGGTTCAGACCAGGACCCAACCCAGCAGCCACTAGTATCCGTGGGTTCAGACCAGGACCCAACCCAGCAGCCACTAGTATCCGTGAGTTCAGACCAGGACCCAACCCAGCAGCCACTAGTATCTGTGGGTTCAGACCAGAACCCAACCCAGCAGCCACTAGTATCCATGGGTTCAGACCAGAACCCAACCCAGCAGCCACTAGTATCTGTGGGTTCAGACCAGAACCCAACCCAGCAGCCACTAGTATCCGTGAGTTCAGACCAGGACCCAACCCAGCAGCCACTAGTATCTGTGGGTTCAGACCAGGACCCAACCCAGCAGCCACTAGTATCTGTGGGTTCAGACCAGGACCCAACCCAGCAGCCACTAGTATCCATGGGTTCAGACCAGGACCCAACCCAGCAGCCACTAGTATCTGTGGGTTCAGACCAGAACCCAACCCAGCAGCCACTAGTATCCGTGGGTTTAGACCAGAACCCAACCCAGCAGCCACTAGTATCCGTGGGTTCAGACCAGAACCCAACCCAGCAGCCACTAGTATCCGTGGGTTTAGACCAGAACCCAACCCAGCAGCCACTAGTATCCGTGGGTTCAGACCAGAACCCAACCCAGCAGCCACTAGTATCCATGGGTTCAGACCAGGACCTGGATGCTGTGTCTTATTGAGGAAGAAACAAAGGTCAAACTATGAACCCATGAGGGTTCATGAACCTTTAGAGCAGCTGGTGTGTGAGCTTGTCTACATGTATATCTATAACTCATGTCCCTGGTTAACCTGGTTAACCTACCAGCGTGACTATATCTATAACTCATGTCCCTGGTTAACCTGGTTAACCCACCagtgtatctatatctataactCATGTCCCTGGTTAACCTGGTTAACCCACCAGTGTGTCTATATTTATAACTCATGTCCCTAGTTAACCCACCAGTGTGTCTATATTTATAACTCATGTCCCTGGTTAACCCACCAGCGTGACTATATTTATAACTCATGTCCCTGGTTAACCCACCAGTGTGTCTATATCTATAACTCATGTCCCTAGTTAACCCACCAGtgtgtctatatctatacctCATGTCCCTGGTTAACCTGGTTAACCCACCAGCATGTCTATATCTATACCTCATGTCCCTGGTTAACCCACCAGTGTGTCTATATCTATAACTCATGTCCCTGGTTAACCTGGTTAACCCACCAGTGTGTCTATATCTATAACTCATGTCCCTGGTTAACCTGGTTAACCCACCAGTGTGTCTATATCTATAACTCATGTCCCTGGTTAACCTGGTTAACCCACCAGtgtgtctatatctatacctCATGTCCCTGGTTAACCCACCAGCATGTCTATATCTATAACTCATGTCCCTGGTTAACCTGGTTAACCCACCAGtgtgtctatatctatacctCATGTCCCTAGTTAACCTACCAGtgtgtctatatctatacctCATGTCCCTGGTTAACCCACCAGtgtgtctatatctatacctCATGTCCCTGGTTAACCTGGTTAACCCACCAGTGTGTCTATATCTATAACTCATGTCCCTAGTTAACCCACCAGtgtgtctatatctatacctCATGTCCCTGGTTAACCTGGTTAACCCACCAGtgtgtctatatctatacctCATGTCCCTAGTTAACCTGGTTAACCCACCAGTGTGTCTATATCTATAACTCATGTCCCTAGTTAACCCACCagtgtatctatatctatacctcatgtccctggttaacctggttaaaccaCCAGTGTGTCTATATCTATAACTCATGTCCCTAGTTAACCTGCCAGCGTGTCTATATCTATAACTCATGTCCCTGGTTAACCCACCAGTGTGTCAATATCTATACCTCATGTCCCTGGTTAACCCACCAGtgtgtctatatctatacctCATGTCCCTGGTTAACCTGGTTAACCCACCAGTGTGTCTATATCTATAACTCATGTCCCTAGTTAACCCACCAGtgtgtctatatctatacctCATGTCCCTGGTTAACCTGGTTAACCCACCAGtgtgtctatatctatacctCATGTCCCTAGTTAACCTGGTTAACCCACCAGTGTGTCTATATCTATAACTCATGTCCCTAGTTAACCCACCagtgtatctatatctatacctcatgtccctggttaacctggttaaaccaCCAGTGTGTCTATATCTATAACTCATGTCCCTAGTTAACCTGCCAGCGTGTCTATATCTATAACTCATGTCCCTGGTTAACCCACCAGTGTGTCTATATCTATAACTCATGTCCCTGGTTAACCTGGTTAACCCACCAGTGTGTCTATATCTATAACTCATGTCCCTAGTTAACCCACCAGTGTATCAATATCTATACCTCATGTCCCTAGTTAACCTGGTTAACCCACCAGTGTGTCTATATCTATAACTCATGTCCCTAGTTAACCCACCAGTGTATCTATATCTAGACCTCATGTCCCTGGTTAACCTGGTTAACCCACCAGTGTGTCTATATCTATAACTCATGTCCCTGGTTAACCTGGTTAACCCACCAGtgtgtctatatctatacctCATGTCCCTGGTTAACCTGGTTAACCCACCAGctggtctatatctatacctCATGTCCCTGGTTAACCCACCAGtgtgtctatatctatacctCATGTCCCTGGTTAACCCACCAGTGTGTCTATATCTATAACTCATGTCCCTAGTTAACCCACCAGTGTATCTATATCTAGACCTCATGTCCCTGGTTAACCTGGTTAACCCACCAGctggtctatatctatacctCATGTCCCTGGTTAATATACCAGtgtgtctatatctatacctCATGTCCCTGGTTAACCCACCAGTGTATCTATATCTAGACCTCATGTCCCTGGCTAACCTGGTTAACCCACCAGCTGGTCTATATCTATAACTCATGTCCCTAGTTAACCTGGTTAACCCACCAGctggtctatatctatacctCATGTCCCTGGTTAATATACCAGtgtgtctatatctatacctCATGTCCCTGGTTAACCCACCAGtgtgtctatatctatacctCATGTCCCTGGTTAACCCACCAGCGTGTCTATATCTATACCTCATGTCCCTAGTTAACCCACCAGCTGGTCTATATCTATAACTCATGTCCCTAGTTAACCTGGTTAACCCACCAGCATGTCTATATCTATAACTCATGTCCCTGGTTAACCCACCAGCGTGTCTATATCTATACCTCATGTCTCTGGTTAACCTGGTTAACCCACCAGCGTGTCTATATCTATACCTCATGTCCCTGGTTAACCCACCAGCGTGTCTATATCTATACCTCATGTCCCTGGTTAACCTGGTAAAACCTAGCCTCCAGTATATTTGTGCTGTATGGTCAGTGTCTGACATCAGTGGCTAAAAGCAGTGATTTATCTATTTAACTTGGTGAAATATCGTTTTCTAAAGGTGCCATTTCAGATTATTCCACTGAGTGCTTAGAGTTCTGACCTGGACTGAGGCACGGTCTTATCGACGAAGAGGAAGATGGCCTTCTCCGAGGGCAGCTGGATGCGCTTCCTGATGATCCACATGAACTGGGCCACCGTGATGTCAGAGGGGACCAAATACTTCCTCTTGTCGATGTCCACAATCTGAGACCCAGACACCTTCTCCACGATCACCTACAAAACAGACAACACACAGTCATGTCATATTGGATGTTTGGAAGTGTTCACATAAATTGCCCTCCTGGAACAATAAAGATTTACTGAATTGAAAGATATGACAGTGTTGGGATGTGCATCTTTCACAATCAAGATGATTCGATACACATCTAGATACAGGGACTCCATCACCATAGAGGAACCATATATATCTAGATACAGGGACTCCAACACCATAGAGGAACCATATGGATCTAGATACAGGGACTTCAACACCATAGAGGAACCATATGGATCTAGATACAGGGACTCCATCACCTTAGAGGAACCATGCGTTTTAGTTTGAAACGATTCGGTGCGATGCATTAACATGTGTTGCATAAAAACACATTCATTTTCCATTCTAAATTAAAACCTGCTGCTGATGGAGCTCATGAGGGCTGATTGGGCTTCTGAGTGGGCTTCTGAGTGGGCTTCTGAGTGGGCTCCTGAGTGGGCTCCTGAGTGGGCTTCTGAGTGGGCTCCTGAGTGGGCTTCTGAGTGGGCTTCtgagtgggctcccgagtgggctTCTGAGTGGGCTCCTGAGTGGGCTCCTGAGTGGGCTTCtgagtgggctcccgagtgggctcccgagtgggtTCCTGAGTGGGCTTCTGAGTGGGCTCCAGAGTGGGCTCCAGAGTGGGCTCCCGggtgggctcccgagtgggctTCTGAGTGGGCTCCtgagtgggctcccgagtgggctTCTGAGTGGGCTTCtgagtgggctcccgagtgggctTCTGAGTGGGTTCCtgagtgggctcccgagtgggctTCTGAGTGGGCTCCtgagtgggctcccgagtgggctTCTGAGTGGGCTCCtgagtgggctcccgagtgggcttctgagtgggctcccgagtgggctTCTGAGTGGGCTCCTGAGTGGGCTTCTGAGTGGGCTTCTGAGTGGGCTTCtgagtgggctcccgagtgggctTCTGAGTGGGCTTCTGAGTGGCGTAGCGGTCTAACGCACTGTGTCTCAGTGCCAGAAGCGAATACTATAGTCTCTTattcgaatccaggctgaatcacatccggccgtgattggaaatcccatagggcggtgcacaattggctcagcgtcggtcggtgtaggccgtcattgtagccTGATTTGTCTCCCTATTTTAGTCCTGAGATCACCATCAGCCACTAATGAACTTTTCATGTTTTGCTGATACATTTTTCAACAGCAGATAGATAACAACAACCTAGCAAAGGACATAGGTTGTCCCTCAACTAATAAAGCCTACTATCCAGCCAGGTCCCTCAACTAATAAAGCCTACTatccagccaggtcacccgtcatacaagtcagtatttgacgtctgtccatgtctgaggatgtcgagagatgacgtggaaactggcctctaggggcaacagtgagcattGTTACCTTCAAGAAGGCTTTGGTTTTGCTACGGGTGTTGTGGACAGGACCTTAAGACCTTCAGCATCTACCTCTGGAACCAGAGGTCGCATGTTCAAATCCAGCGATAAACAACTTTCTATCTTTTTGTTTTCAGCCAAtcctttttttatttgatttatttcacctttatttaaccaggtagaccagatcacc from Oncorhynchus gorbuscha isolate QuinsamMale2020 ecotype Even-year unplaced genomic scaffold, OgorEven_v1.0 Un_scaffold_536, whole genome shotgun sequence includes:
- the LOC124018497 gene encoding uncharacterized protein LOC124018497 isoform X2, whose amino-acid sequence is MSYRYRHAGRLTRDMSYRYRHTGGLTRLTRDMRYRYRYTGGLTRDMSYRYRHTGGLTRLTRDMRYRYRHTGGLTRLTRDMRYRYRHTGGLTRDMSYRYRHTGGLTRLTRDMRYRYRHTGGLTRDMRYRYRHTGRLTRDMRYRYRHTGGLTRLTRDMSYRYRHAGGLTRDMRYRYRHTGGLTRLTRDMSYRYRHTGGLTRLTRDMSYRYRHTGGLTRLTRDMSYRYRHTGGLTRDMRYRYRHAGGLTRLTRDMRYRYRHTGGLTRDMSYRYRHTGGLTRDMSYKYSHAGGLTRDMSYKYRHTGGLTRLTRDMSYRYTCRQAHTPAALKVHEPSWVHSLTFVSSSIRHSIQVLV
- the LOC124018499 gene encoding gamma-aminobutyric acid receptor-associated protein-like 2, whose translation is MKWMFKEDHSLEHRCIESAKIRSKYPDRVPVIVEKVSGSQIVDIDKRKYLVPSDITVAQFMWIIRKRIQLPSEKAIFLFVDKTVPQSSITMGQLYEKEKDEDGFLYVAYSGENTFGV
- the LOC124018497 gene encoding uncharacterized protein LOC124018497 isoform X1; this encodes MSYRYRHAGRLTRDMSYRYRHTGGLTRLTRDMRYRYRYTGGLTRDMSYRYRHTGGLTRLTRDMRYRYRHTGGLTRLTRDMRYRYRHTGGLTRDMSYRYRHTGGLTRLTRDMRYRYRHTGGLTRDMRYRYRHTGRLTRDMRYRYRHTGGLTRLTRDMSYRYRHAGGLTRDMRYRYRHTGGLTRLTRDMSYRYRHTGGLTRLTRDMSYRYRHTGGLTRDMRYRYRHAGGLTRLTRDMRYRYRHTGGLTRDMSYRYRHTGGLTRDMSYKYSHAGGLTRDMSYKYRHTGGLTRDMSYKYRHTGGLTRLTRDMSYRYRYTGGLTRLTRDMSYRYSHAGRLTRLTRDMSYRYTCRQAHTPAALKVHEPSWVHSLTFVSSSIRHSIQVLV
- the LOC124018498 gene encoding uncharacterized protein LOC124018498, translated to MSDTDHTAQIYWRLGFTRLTRDMRYRYRHAGGLTRLTRDMRYRYRHAGGLTRDMSYRYRHAGGLTRLTRDMSYRYRPAGGLTRDMRYRYRHAGGLTRDMRYRYRHTGGLTRDMRYRYRHTGILTRDMRYRYRPAGGLTRLTRDMSYRYRPAGGLTRLARDMRSRYRYTGGLTRDMRYRYRHTGILTRDMRYRYRPAGGLTRLTRDMRSRYRYTGGLTRDMSYRYRHTGGLTRDMRYRYRHTGGLTRDMRYRYRPAGGLTRLTRDMRYRYRHTGGLTRLTRDMSYRYRHTGGLTRLTRDMRSRYRYTGGLTRDMSYRYRHTGGLTRLTRDMRYRY